The DNA sequence CTGACCACCCAGTTCCCGCTCTACGCGGAGCGCCTGAAGTGAAGTGCCCGTTCTGCGGCCACACCGAGGACCGCGTGGTGGACTCGCGGGTCGGGCGGGACGGGGAGTTCATCCGCCGGCGCCGCGCCTGCCTCAAGTGCCATCGGCGCTATACGACCTACGAGTACATCGAGGACGTGCTGCCCCACGTGGTCAAGCGGGACGGCCGGCGCGAGCCGTTCGACCGTCAGAAGCTGCGCGGCTCCATCCTCAAGTCGTGCGAGAAGCGCTCGGTCGGCGTCCAGGCGGTGGACGACGTGGTCGCCGACATCGAGGCCAAGCTGCACGACCGCGCCGAGAAGGAGATCACGAGCCTCGAGCTCGGCG is a window from the Candidatus Methylomirabilota bacterium genome containing:
- the nrdR gene encoding transcriptional regulator NrdR, which codes for MKCPFCGHTEDRVVDSRVGRDGEFIRRRRACLKCHRRYTTYEYIEDVLPHVVKRDGRREPFDRQKLRGSILKSCEKRSVGVQAVDDVVADIEAKLHDRAEKEITSLELGEIVMEHLQKLDQVAYVRFASVYRQFKDISQFMDEVKHLIKDDKPAKPVSAKAPKVAGKR